In the Nymphalis io chromosome 2, ilAglIoxx1.1, whole genome shotgun sequence genome, one interval contains:
- the LOC126778494 gene encoding uncharacterized protein LOC126778494 isoform X3, whose product MEKRKNSLGAVKMCRFCLVQNESLGSLYDRNHSSKSSVNLHLKILSCVSIEVYPSDHMPTFICERCKFFMNLFYEYKQIVRQADETILQYIRHGTSMEIISWPTELTNIFQNKVVNTVVEGGATVQVTSHDNSDSDDDEGNIYNIKIGNTPDEGNTACVKVVTSKDENEINEDSHSRGKGFVSVTKLARHVRSHAGERPYPCKFCNKCFTKSHHYTRHLRLKHREMNRSGRGPFGETELYRCEQCEDTFSTQDDLIYHSAIHATQNLTCPLCQEKFEDIDAVTSHIKSHVNSEEFSCDFCELVFTSKEKLEIHTLKTHEDEMQDLSADDSSVEIQGEVDDDCDNEINVKDKGDHMLIEIKKAGDFMIDNTKDDIEDKPDITNSEESETETTYTEISNVSTLAILKKESTIVEEKPASKPVDITTHGQPVKAPTSGKSDDGMTATILRKAEEMKRKVVQQTLDTVVEKKLKPVTKVETTNTGGASDKSLRLLEKELQDLKRTNSRTEITKNPTKSSEIIRNKRPQVHTSTPKLNRVTEEKKLPLINKPPALEKKLIEKRVITKENKEPKETKEPKNNNGSNKEDKDNKEKETPKSLYKNGSSNDKINIEEGIRRSTRPSKIKNYAKMIRARSQVEDNDDTSEDDEDYIEVDRNLEARLKSRRSSQTPKPTPKPVFAPGTPVTAPRKRGRPKKENPKEIPAKIRKDEIEEVDNSKTINSIKQESSTANKDEMETDASSNEADNNKSVCKTPPEPKPASSDVLVSPTGQTLKKVPIKALPPGVKPLPLPIIARPMATGELCEMQIGKKLVKVQKIVMTKAEVEAMAKKGLVEMKDGTMVLKQGIKLPTVETSAIKPTVNSVGDEETEKETIKSEKATPTRCDLGDES is encoded by the exons ATGGAAAAAAGGAAAAATTCGTTAGGTGCTGTTAAAATGTGCCGTTTTTGCCTGGTACAAAATGAATCATTAGGAAGTTTATATGATAGAAACCATTCTTCAAAAAGTTCTGTTAATCTTCACCTAAAAATTCTATCATGTGTTTCTATAGAG GTATACCCTTCAGATCATATGCCAACATTTATATGTGAACGCTGCAAATTCTTTATGAACCTGTTCTATGAATATAAGCAGATAGTACGTCAGGCAGATGAGACTATACTACAGTATATTCGACATGGTACATCAATGGAAATTATTTCTTGGCCTACAGAGCTAACCAAT ATTTTTCAGAATAAAGTAGTAAATACTGTTGTAGAAGGGGGTGCAACAGTACAAGTAACATCCCATGATAATTCAGatagtgatgatgatgaaggaaatatttataacatcaaG ATTGGCAATACACCGGACGAAGGAAACACTGCTTGTGTAAAAGTTGTAACTAGTAAAGATGAAAATGAAATCAATGAAGATTCACACAGTCGGggtaaag GATTTGTATCGGTGACCAAATTAGCAAGACACGTACGCTCGCACGCCGGTGAGAGGCCGTATCCTTGCAAATTTTGCAATAAATGCTTTACAAAATCTCACCATTATACCAG ACATCTCCGTTTGAAACACCGCGAAATGAACCGGTCGGGACGCGGTCCGTTCGGTGAGACGGAGCTGTACCGCTGCGAGCAGTGCGAGGACACGTTCTCCACGCAGGACGACCTCATCTACCACTCCGCCATACACGCCACGCAGAACCTTACGTGCCCTCTCTGTCAAGAAAAATTCGAAGACATCGACGCCGTCACTTCGCACATAAAGTCGCACGTCAATA GCGAGGAATTCAGTTGTGATTTTTGCGAGCTTGTTTTCACGTCAAAAGAAAAATTGGAAATTCATACACTGAAGACACACGAAGACGAAATGCAGGAT TTGAGTGCTGATGATTCGTCCGTGGAGATTCAGGGAGAAGTAGACGATGATTgtgataatgaaataaatg ttaaaGATAAAGGAGACCATATGCTTATTGAAATTAAGAAAGCTGGAGATTTCATG ATTGACAACACAAAAGACGACATAGAAGATAAGCCAGATATTACAAATTCTGAAG AAAGCGAAACTGAAACAACGTACACAGAGATATCAAACGTGAGCACACTGGCAATATTAAAGAAGGAATCCACAATAGTAGAAGAAAAACCAGCATCCAAACCTGTGGATATCACGACACATGGACAACCAGTCAAGGCCCCCACCAGTGGCAAATCGGATGACGGCATG ACAGCAACTATATTGCGGAAAGCGGAGGAAATGAAACGTAAAGTAGTACAGCAAACATTAGATACAg tggTCGAGAAGAAATTAAAACCTGTTACAAAAGTAGAAACAACTAACACCGGGGGAGCCAGCGATAAATCTTTGCGTCTATTGGAGAAAGAATTACAAGATCTCAAAAgg ACCAACAGTCGCACAGAAATAACCAAAAATCCTACAAAATCTTcagaaataataagaaataaaaggcCTCAAGTTCACACCTCAACTCCGAAGTTAAA CAGAGTTACAGAAGAAAAGAAATTACCGTTAATCAATAAACCGCCAGCTCtcgaaaaaaaactaattgaaaAACGCGTAATAACCAAAGAGAACAAGGAACCGAAAGAAACGAAGGAACCTAAGAATAACAACGGCAGCAATAAAGAAGATAAAGATAACAAGGAAAAAGAAACTCCAAAG agcttatataaaaatggatcaAGTAATGATAAGATTAATATAGAAGAAGGAATTCGTCGGTCGACACGGCCGTCGAAGATCAAGAACTACGCAAAGATGATACGTGCAAGGTCGCAAGTTGAGGATAATGATGACACCAGCGAAGACGACGAGGACTACATAGAAGTGGATAGAAATTTAGAG GCTCGTCTTAAATCTCGAAGATCAAGTCAAACGCCAAAGCCAACGCCCAAACCTGTTTTTGCACCGGGCACACCTGTAACTGCGCCACGGAAACGAGGGCGACCCAAAAAAGAAAACCCCAAAGAAAT TCCTGCTAAAATTAGAAAAGATGAAATTGAAGAAGTTGACAATAGCAAAACAATCAATAGCATAAAACAAGAATCTAGCACAGCGAATAAAGATGAGATGGAAACTGATGCCTCCAGTAATGAGGCTGATAATAACAAG aGTGTTTGTAAAACACCTCCAGAACCAAAGCCTGCATCGAGTGATGTACTTGTCTCTCCAACTGGGCAGACTTTGAAAAAG GTACCAATCAAAGCTTTGCCGCCAGGAGTAAAACCCTTGCCTCTACCAATCATCGCTCGac CGATGGCAACCGGTGAACTATGTGAAATGCAAATAGGAAAGAAATTAGTAAAGGTGCAAAAAATAGTCATGACTAAAGCTGAAGTAGAAGCTATGGCTAAAAAGGGTCTTGTGGAAATGAAG GATGGCACAATGGTACTGAAACAGGGCATAAAACTTCCTACAGTTGAAACGTCAGCTATTAAGCCAACTGTAAACTCAGTTGGAGACGAAG aaactgAAAAGGAAACAATTAAATCAGAAAAGGCAACACCTACACGATGTGATCTTGGAGATGAATCGTAA
- the LOC126778494 gene encoding uncharacterized protein LOC126778494 isoform X5 encodes MEKRKNSLGAVKMCRFCLVQNESLGSLYDRNHSSKSSVNLHLKILSCVSIEVYPSDHMPTFICERCKFFMNLFYEYKQIVRQADETILQYIRHGTSMEIISWPTELTNIFQNKVVNTVVEGGATVQVTSHDNSDSDDDEGNIYNIKIGNTPDEGNTACVKVVTSKDENEINEDSHSRGKESEVDQDQPRGSEKGLEDGCWPCDECNCTYPLQQLLNLHKRQKHRVRTVPCDQCDAKFFSKYDLAAHQLRHTDEMPFQCIACGKKFKRLILLKRHEKHIHSDLPQQVCPSCPATFLSIEELDEHQKRHIRLQRPYDCALCGKKFYEKTSLQRHKDAVHNKTPTYCCEYCPERFVSVTKLARHVRSHAGERPYPCKFCNKCFTKSHHYTRHLRLKHREMNRSGRGPFGETELYRCEQCEDTFSTQDDLIYHSAIHATQNLTCPLCQEKFEDIDAVTSHIKSHVNSEEFSCDFCELVFTSKEKLEIHTLKTHEDEMQDLSADDSSVEIQGEVDDDCDNEINVKDKGDHMLIEIKKAGDFMIDNTKDDIEDKPDITNSEESETETTYTEISNVSTLAILKKESTIVEEKPASKPVDITTHGQPVKAPTSGKSDDGMTATILRKAEEMKRKVVQQTLDTVVEKKLKPVTKVETTNTGGASDKSLRLLEKELQDLKRTNSRTEITKNPTKSSEIIRNKRPQVHTSTPKLKVTEEKKLPLINKPPALEKKLIEKRVITKENKEPKETKEPKNNNGSNKEDKDNKEKETPKSLYKNGSSNDKINIEEGIRRSTRPSKIKNYAKMIRARSQVEDNDDTSEDDEDYIEVDRNLEARLKSRRSSQTPKPTPKPVFAPGTPVTAPRKRGRPKKENPKEIPAKIRKDEIEEVDNSKTINSIKQESSTANKDEMETDASSNEADNNKSVCKTPPEPKPASSDVLVSPTGQTLKKVPIKALPPGVKPLPLPIIARPMATGELCEMQIGKKLVKVQKIVMTKAEVEAMAKKGLVEMKDGTMVLKQGIKLPTVETSAIKPTVNSVGDEETEKETIKSEKATPTRCDLGDES; translated from the exons ATGGAAAAAAGGAAAAATTCGTTAGGTGCTGTTAAAATGTGCCGTTTTTGCCTGGTACAAAATGAATCATTAGGAAGTTTATATGATAGAAACCATTCTTCAAAAAGTTCTGTTAATCTTCACCTAAAAATTCTATCATGTGTTTCTATAGAG GTATACCCTTCAGATCATATGCCAACATTTATATGTGAACGCTGCAAATTCTTTATGAACCTGTTCTATGAATATAAGCAGATAGTACGTCAGGCAGATGAGACTATACTACAGTATATTCGACATGGTACATCAATGGAAATTATTTCTTGGCCTACAGAGCTAACCAAT ATTTTTCAGAATAAAGTAGTAAATACTGTTGTAGAAGGGGGTGCAACAGTACAAGTAACATCCCATGATAATTCAGatagtgatgatgatgaaggaaatatttataacatcaaG ATTGGCAATACACCGGACGAAGGAAACACTGCTTGTGTAAAAGTTGTAACTAGTAAAGATGAAAATGAAATCAATGAAGATTCACACAGTCGGggtaaag AGTCAGAAGTAGATCAGGATCAACCGAGGGGGTCAGAAAAAGGGCTAGAAGATGGGTGTTGGCCATGTGATGAATGCAATTGTACTTATCCCCTGCAACAGCTGCTCAATTTACACAAGAGACAGAAACATAGAGTGAGGACTGTGCCGTGTGATCAGTGTGATgc taaatttttctcaaaatatGACCTAGCGGCGCACCAACTGCGGCACACTGATGAAATGCCGTTTCAGTGTATTGCATGCGGGAAAAAATTTAAACGACTCATATTACTTAAGCGTCACGAAAAA CACATTCATTCGGATTTACCGCAACAAGTTTGCCCGAGCTGTCCAGCCACATTCTTGTCTATTGAAGAGTTGGACGAACATCAGAAGCGACACATTCGCCTTCAACGTCCCTACGATTGCGCCCTTTGCGGCAAAAA attttACGAGAAAACGTCACTTCAAAGACACAAAGATGCTGTTCACAATAAAACTCCCACATACTGCTGCGAGTATTGTCCAGAGC GATTTGTATCGGTGACCAAATTAGCAAGACACGTACGCTCGCACGCCGGTGAGAGGCCGTATCCTTGCAAATTTTGCAATAAATGCTTTACAAAATCTCACCATTATACCAG ACATCTCCGTTTGAAACACCGCGAAATGAACCGGTCGGGACGCGGTCCGTTCGGTGAGACGGAGCTGTACCGCTGCGAGCAGTGCGAGGACACGTTCTCCACGCAGGACGACCTCATCTACCACTCCGCCATACACGCCACGCAGAACCTTACGTGCCCTCTCTGTCAAGAAAAATTCGAAGACATCGACGCCGTCACTTCGCACATAAAGTCGCACGTCAATA GCGAGGAATTCAGTTGTGATTTTTGCGAGCTTGTTTTCACGTCAAAAGAAAAATTGGAAATTCATACACTGAAGACACACGAAGACGAAATGCAGGAT TTGAGTGCTGATGATTCGTCCGTGGAGATTCAGGGAGAAGTAGACGATGATTgtgataatgaaataaatg ttaaaGATAAAGGAGACCATATGCTTATTGAAATTAAGAAAGCTGGAGATTTCATG ATTGACAACACAAAAGACGACATAGAAGATAAGCCAGATATTACAAATTCTGAAG AAAGCGAAACTGAAACAACGTACACAGAGATATCAAACGTGAGCACACTGGCAATATTAAAGAAGGAATCCACAATAGTAGAAGAAAAACCAGCATCCAAACCTGTGGATATCACGACACATGGACAACCAGTCAAGGCCCCCACCAGTGGCAAATCGGATGACGGCATG ACAGCAACTATATTGCGGAAAGCGGAGGAAATGAAACGTAAAGTAGTACAGCAAACATTAGATACAg tggTCGAGAAGAAATTAAAACCTGTTACAAAAGTAGAAACAACTAACACCGGGGGAGCCAGCGATAAATCTTTGCGTCTATTGGAGAAAGAATTACAAGATCTCAAAAgg ACCAACAGTCGCACAGAAATAACCAAAAATCCTACAAAATCTTcagaaataataagaaataaaaggcCTCAAGTTCACACCTCAACTCCGAAGTTAAA AGTTACAGAAGAAAAGAAATTACCGTTAATCAATAAACCGCCAGCTCtcgaaaaaaaactaattgaaaAACGCGTAATAACCAAAGAGAACAAGGAACCGAAAGAAACGAAGGAACCTAAGAATAACAACGGCAGCAATAAAGAAGATAAAGATAACAAGGAAAAAGAAACTCCAAAG agcttatataaaaatggatcaAGTAATGATAAGATTAATATAGAAGAAGGAATTCGTCGGTCGACACGGCCGTCGAAGATCAAGAACTACGCAAAGATGATACGTGCAAGGTCGCAAGTTGAGGATAATGATGACACCAGCGAAGACGACGAGGACTACATAGAAGTGGATAGAAATTTAGAG GCTCGTCTTAAATCTCGAAGATCAAGTCAAACGCCAAAGCCAACGCCCAAACCTGTTTTTGCACCGGGCACACCTGTAACTGCGCCACGGAAACGAGGGCGACCCAAAAAAGAAAACCCCAAAGAAAT TCCTGCTAAAATTAGAAAAGATGAAATTGAAGAAGTTGACAATAGCAAAACAATCAATAGCATAAAACAAGAATCTAGCACAGCGAATAAAGATGAGATGGAAACTGATGCCTCCAGTAATGAGGCTGATAATAACAAG aGTGTTTGTAAAACACCTCCAGAACCAAAGCCTGCATCGAGTGATGTACTTGTCTCTCCAACTGGGCAGACTTTGAAAAAG GTACCAATCAAAGCTTTGCCGCCAGGAGTAAAACCCTTGCCTCTACCAATCATCGCTCGac CGATGGCAACCGGTGAACTATGTGAAATGCAAATAGGAAAGAAATTAGTAAAGGTGCAAAAAATAGTCATGACTAAAGCTGAAGTAGAAGCTATGGCTAAAAAGGGTCTTGTGGAAATGAAG GATGGCACAATGGTACTGAAACAGGGCATAAAACTTCCTACAGTTGAAACGTCAGCTATTAAGCCAACTGTAAACTCAGTTGGAGACGAAG aaactgAAAAGGAAACAATTAAATCAGAAAAGGCAACACCTACACGATGTGATCTTGGAGATGAATCGTAA